One part of the Pogoniulus pusillus isolate bPogPus1 chromosome 8, bPogPus1.pri, whole genome shotgun sequence genome encodes these proteins:
- the TMEM125 gene encoding transmembrane protein 125, producing the protein MPELAELSSPRTPADANHIQRNILEEHVELWWFQDPKKSILCYGVAVVLILACGIGGIILLYSTSSRSGEWRLAVGTTLCLLALLVLLKQLLSSAIQDMNCIRSRDQIELLKSGGFSDCLVLLLSALVLVVCGIVLTILSTTTMQLSPSRPLASMFTSGVVLLTAGSAILLCLLLYLLCTSCRPAAPRSLETGEIRVFTISGRLATRRLPATSSMANLI; encoded by the coding sequence ATGCCAGAGCtagctgagctgagcagccccCGCACCCCGGCAGATGCAAACCATATCCAGAGGAACATCTTGGAGGAGCATGTGGAGCTCTGGTGGTTCCAGGACCCCAAGAAGTCCATCCTGTGCTATggggtggctgtggtgctgatcTTGGCCTGTGGGATTGGGGGCATCATCTTGCTGTATAGCACTAGCAGCCGGTCTGGGGAATGGCGGCTGGCAGTAGGCACCACACTCTGCCTTCTGGCCCTGCTTGTGCTactgaagcagctgctgagtTCTGCCATCCAGGACATGAACTGCATCCGCAGCCGGGATCAGATTGAGCTCCTGAAGAGTGGGGGCTTCTCAGactgcctggtgctgctgctcagtgccctggtGCTGGTGGTCTGTGGGATTGTGCTCACCATCCTCTCCACCACAACTATGCAGCTCAGTCCCTCACGGCCACTGGCTAGCATGTTCACCAGCGGGGTTGTCCTCCTgactgctggcagtgccatcctcctctgcttgctgctctaCCTTCTCTGCACCTCCTGCCGCCCGGCTGCTCCTCGGAGCCTGGAAACCGGTGAGATCCGTGTCTTCACCATCTCCGGCCGCCTCGCAACCAGGCGGCTTCCTGCCACCTCCAgcatggccaacctgatctgA